Proteins from one Camelina sativa cultivar DH55 chromosome 8, Cs, whole genome shotgun sequence genomic window:
- the LOC104706657 gene encoding calcium-dependent protein kinase 12-like isoform X2 translates to MANKARTRWVLPYKTKNVEESYSLGQVLGQGQFGTTFLCTHKQTGQKLACKTIPKRKLLCQDDYDDVLREIQIMHHLSEYPNVVRIESAYEDSKSVHLVMELCEGGELFDRIVKRGHYSEKEAAKLIKTIVGVVEACHSLGVVHRDLKPENFLFTSSDEDASLNSTDFGLSVFCKPDETFSELVGSAYYVAPEVLHKHYGPECDVWSAGVILYILLCGFPPFWAESEIGIFRKILQGKLDFETNPWPTISESAKDLIKKMLESNPKKRLTAHQVLCHPWIVDDKVAPDKPLDCAVVTRLKKFSAMNKLKKMALRVIAERLSEEEISGLKELFKMIDTDKSGTITFEELKDSMRRVGSELMESEIQELLRAADVDESGTIDYGEFLAATIHLNKLEREENLVAAFSFFDKDASGYITIDELQQAWKEFGIKDSNLDEMIKDIDQDNDGQIDYGEFVAMMRKGNGNVGGIGRRTMRNSLNFGTALPPESKNV, encoded by the exons ATGGCAAACAAAGCAAGAACAAGATGGGTTCTTCCTTACAAGACCAAAAACGTCGAAGAGAGTTACTCTCTTGGTCAAGTCCTCGGGCAAGGCCAATTCGGAACCACTTTCCTCTGTACCCATAAACAGACAGGTCAAAAGCTCGCCTGCAAAACCATACCCAAAAGGAAGctcctttgccaagacgattacGACGACGTTTTGAGGGAGATCCAGATAATGCATCACTTGTCTGAATACCCAAACGTTGTCCGTATAGAAAGTGCTTACGAGGACTCCAAAAGCGTTCACCTTGTGATGGAGCTCTGTGAAGGTGGTGAGTTGTTTGATAGAATCGTCAAGAGAGGTCATTACAGTGAGAAAGAAGCTGCTAAGCTTATCAAGACTATTGTTGGGGTCGTTGAGGCTTGTCACTCTCTTGGGGTTGTACATAGAGATCTTAAGCCTGAGAAtttcttgttcacttcttctGATGAAGATGCTTCTCTTAATTCTACTGACTTTGGCCTCTCTGTTTTCTGTAAACCAG ATGAAACATTCTCGGAACTAGTTGGTAGCGCTTACTATGTGGCACCTGAGGTTTTACATAAGCATTACGGTCCTGAATGTGATGTATGGAGCGCTGGAGTTATCCTCTACATTCTCTTATGTGGTTTTCCTCCTTTTTGGGCTG AAAGTGAAATAGGGATCTTCAGAAAGATTTTACAGGGAAAGCTGGACTTTGAAACCAATCCTTGGCCTACTATTTCAGAGAGTGCCAAAGATCTTATCAAGAAAATGCTCGAAAGCAATCCGAAAAAGAGGCTAACTGCTCATCAAGTGTTGT GTCACCCTTGGATTGTGGATGATAAGGTTGCTCCAGATAAACCTTTGGACTGCGCAGTAGTGACCCGCCTGAAAAAGTTCTCTGCAATGAACAAACTTAAGAAGATGGCTTTACGAGTGATTGCAGAGAGACTATCTGAGGAAGAAATCAGTGGACTTAAAGAGCTGTTCAAGATGATAGACACAGATAAAAGCGGGACTATCACGTTTGAAGAGTTAAAAGACAGTATGAGACGTGTTGGGTCAGAGCTTATGGAATCAGAGATCCAGGAACTCTTGCGAGCA GCTGATGTTGATGAAAGTGGAACAATTGACTATGGAGAGTTCTTAGCTGCAACAATCCACTTGAACAAACTGGAGAGAGAGGAGAACTTAGTAGCTGCATTCTCTTTCTTCGACAAAGATGCGAGTGGGTACATTACGATTGACGAGCTTCAACAGGCGTGGAAGGAGTTTGGTATAAAGGATTCAAATCTTGATGAAATGATCAAAGACATTGATCAAGACAAT GATGGACAAATAGACTATGGGGAGTTTGTGGCAATGATGAGGAAAGGGAATGGCAATGTAGGTGGGATTGGTCGGAGAACTATGAGGAACAGTCTCAACTTTGGAACTGCTCTTCCTCCTGAGTCAAAGAATgtctaa
- the LOC104706657 gene encoding calcium-dependent protein kinase 12-like isoform X1 — protein MANKARTRWVLPYKTKNVEESYSLGQVLGQGQFGTTFLCTHKQTGQKLACKTIPKRKLLCQDDYDDVLREIQIMHHLSEYPNVVRIESAYEDSKSVHLVMELCEGGELFDRIVKRGHYSEKEAAKLIKTIVGVVEACHSLGVVHRDLKPENFLFTSSDEDASLNSTDFGLSVFCKPDETFSELVGSAYYVAPEVLHKHYGPECDVWSAGVILYILLCGFPPFWAESEIGIFRKILQGKLDFETNPWPTISESAKDLIKKMLESNPKKRLTAHQVLCHPWIVDDKVAPDKPLDCAVVTRLKKFSAMNKLKKMALRVIAERLSEEEISGLKELFKMIDTDKSGTITFEELKDSMRRVGSELMESEIQELLRAADVDESGTIDYGEFLAATIHLNKLEREENLVAAFSFFDKDASGYITIDELQQAWKEFGLKDSNLDEMIKDIDQDNDGQIDYGEFVAMMRKGNGNVGGIGRRTMRNSLNFGTALPPESKNV, from the exons ATGGCAAACAAAGCAAGAACAAGATGGGTTCTTCCTTACAAGACCAAAAACGTCGAAGAGAGTTACTCTCTTGGTCAAGTCCTCGGGCAAGGCCAATTCGGAACCACTTTCCTCTGTACCCATAAACAGACAGGTCAAAAGCTCGCCTGCAAAACCATACCCAAAAGGAAGctcctttgccaagacgattacGACGACGTTTTGAGGGAGATCCAGATAATGCATCACTTGTCTGAATACCCAAACGTTGTCCGTATAGAAAGTGCTTACGAGGACTCCAAAAGCGTTCACCTTGTGATGGAGCTCTGTGAAGGTGGTGAGTTGTTTGATAGAATCGTCAAGAGAGGTCATTACAGTGAGAAAGAAGCTGCTAAGCTTATCAAGACTATTGTTGGGGTCGTTGAGGCTTGTCACTCTCTTGGGGTTGTACATAGAGATCTTAAGCCTGAGAAtttcttgttcacttcttctGATGAAGATGCTTCTCTTAATTCTACTGACTTTGGCCTCTCTGTTTTCTGTAAACCAG ATGAAACATTCTCGGAACTAGTTGGTAGCGCTTACTATGTGGCACCTGAGGTTTTACATAAGCATTACGGTCCTGAATGTGATGTATGGAGCGCTGGAGTTATCCTCTACATTCTCTTATGTGGTTTTCCTCCTTTTTGGGCTG AAAGTGAAATAGGGATCTTCAGAAAGATTTTACAGGGAAAGCTGGACTTTGAAACCAATCCTTGGCCTACTATTTCAGAGAGTGCCAAAGATCTTATCAAGAAAATGCTCGAAAGCAATCCGAAAAAGAGGCTAACTGCTCATCAAGTGTTGT GTCACCCTTGGATTGTGGATGATAAGGTTGCTCCAGATAAACCTTTGGACTGCGCAGTAGTGACCCGCCTGAAAAAGTTCTCTGCAATGAACAAACTTAAGAAGATGGCTTTACGAGTGATTGCAGAGAGACTATCTGAGGAAGAAATCAGTGGACTTAAAGAGCTGTTCAAGATGATAGACACAGATAAAAGCGGGACTATCACGTTTGAAGAGTTAAAAGACAGTATGAGACGTGTTGGGTCAGAGCTTATGGAATCAGAGATCCAGGAACTCTTGCGAGCA GCTGATGTTGATGAAAGTGGAACAATTGACTATGGAGAGTTCTTAGCTGCAACAATCCACTTGAACAAACTGGAGAGAGAGGAGAACTTAGTAGCTGCATTCTCTTTCTTCGACAAAGATGCGAGTGGGTACATTACGATTGACGAGCTTCAACAGGCGTGGAAGGAGTTTGGTCTAAAGGATTCAAATCTTGATGAAATGATCAAAGACATTGATCAAGACAAT GATGGACAAATAGACTATGGGGAGTTTGTGGCAATGATGAGGAAAGGGAATGGCAATGTAGGTGGGATTGGTCGGAGAACTATGAGGAACAGTCTCAACTTTGGAACTGCTCTTCCTCCTGAGTCAAAGAATgtctaa